From a region of the Oryza sativa Japonica Group chromosome 6, ASM3414082v1 genome:
- the LOC4340651 gene encoding pentatricopeptide repeat-containing protein At3g61520, mitochondrial: MSAARRLAPALRRRRRRSLCSSSSAGSPAAAAPTAASLLAELLSDPAPSASALALLRDTPSLSAPLYSLLAAPSHELTRASLALLLALPARHRVPPPSAPLLSAILSKLLARFSSPEPAARFLAASLAAGAPAPDVFAFNSILAALARVRDVPGMARIYALMQGCASVRPDVVTYGILVNGLCKAGRVGDALRVLDGMSRQDLDIRPDVVTLNTVVDGLCKSGRVQEALAFVEQRMSSVHGCPPNTVTYNCLIDAFCRVGNISMAYELVEKMENEGVPQNIVTLNTIVGGLCRAGRTGAALEFFREKRTVWPEGKGNAVTYSTLVGALLHTNNVGMAMELFHEKMSEGHSPDAIMYFTMISGLTQAGRLEDACSMASSMKEAGFKLDTKAYNILIAGFCRKKRLHEAYELLQEMKEVGIRPDVCTYNTLLSGSCKAGDFAAVDELLGKMIDDGCQPSVITFGTLVHGYCKVGKIDEALRILRSMDESGIHPNNVIYNTLIDFLCKRGDVDLAIELFDEMKEKSVPANVTTFNALLKGLRDKNMPEKAFELMDQMREERCFPDYVTVDVLMEWLPVIGETDRLKRFMQQGEHTASKRIVSDRTSA, translated from the coding sequence ATGTCAGCAGCGCGGCGGCTCGCAcccgcgctccgccgccgccgccgccgcagcctctgttcctcctcctccgccggctcgccggccgccgcggccccgACCGCCGCGTCGCTCCTCGCCGAGCTCCTCTCCGACCCGGCCCCCTCCGCGTccgccctcgccctcctccGAGACACGCCCTCACTCTCCGCGCCGCTCtactccctcctcgccgcgccatCCCACGAGCTCACCCGCGCCTCGctcgcgctcctcctcgccctccccgcccgccaccgcgtcccgccgccctccgcgccgctCCTGTCCGCGATCCTGTCCAAGCTCCTCGCGCGCTTCTCGTCGCCCGAGCCCGCCGCGCGGttcctcgccgcctccctcgccgctGGCGCCCCCGCGCCGGATGTCTTCGCCTTCAACTCCATCCTCGCGGCGCTCGCTCGCGTCCGCGACGTCCCCGGCATGGCGCGGATCTACGCCTTGATGCAGGGTTGTGCCTCCGTCCGGCCCGACGTCGTCACCTACGGCATTCTCGTCAACGGCCTCTGCAAGGCCGGCCGTGTTGGGGACGCGCTCAGGGTGCTCGATGGAATGTCTCGCCAGGATTTAGATATCCGGCCAGATGTCGTGACGTTGAACACCGTTGTAGATGGTCTGTGCAAGAGCGGCCGGGTCCAGGAGGCTCTCGCGTTCGTGGAGCAGCGGATGAGTAGCGTGCATGGGTGTCCTCCTAATACTGTCACTTACAACTGCTTGATTGATGCATTCTGCCGCGTGGGGAATATTTCAATGGCCTATGAGTTGGTAGAGAAGATGGAGAATGAGGGTGTGCCACAAAACATTGTCACCCTCAACACGATTGTTGGTGGCTTGTGCCGGGCTGGGAGAACCGGAGCTGCACTGGAGTTCTTCAGGGAGAAAAGAACTGTGTGGCCAGAAGGCAAGGGCAATGCAGTGACCTACAGCACTTTGGTTGGGGCTCTCCTCCACACCAACAATGTTGGTATGGCCATGGAATTGTTCCATGAGAAGATGAGTGAAGGGCATTCACCAGATGCGATCATGTATTTCACTATGATATCAGGATTGACACAAGCAGGCCGACTGGAGGATGCTTGCTCTATGGCTTCATCGATGAAGGAGGCAGGCTTTAAGCTGGACACAAAGGCATACAACATTTTGATTGCTGGATTTTGCAGGAAGAAGAGGTTGCATGAGGCTTATGAACTTCTTCAGGAAATGAAGGAGGTTGGTATTCGGCCAGATGTGTGCACCTATAATACTTTGTTGTCTGGTTCATGCAAGGCAGGGGATTTCGCGGCTGTGGATGAATTATTGGGGAAGATGATCGATGATGGTTGCCAGCCTTCTGTTATAACTTTTGGTACACTTGTACATGGGTATTGCAAAGTTGGCAAAATTGATGAGGCATTGAGAATTTTAAGATCTATGGATGAATCTGGTATTCATCCCAACAATGTGATATATAATACTCTCATTGACTTCCTCTGCAAGAGAGGAGATGTTGATTTAGCCATTGAGCTGTTCgatgagatgaaggagaagaGTGTGCCAGCAAATGTAACGACCTTTAATGCTCTATTGAAGGGGCTTCGTGATAAGAACATGCCAGAAAAGGCTTTCGAACTTATGGACCAAATGAGGGAAGAGAGGTGCTTTCCTGATTATGTGACCGTGGATGTTCTCATGGAATGGTTACCTGTCATTGGTGAAACAGACCGATTAAAGCGTTTCATGCAGCAAGGGGAGCATACTGCATCCAAAAGGATAGTTTCTGACAGAACCTCAGCTTAG